The Mucilaginibacter gracilis genomic interval CGACCGCTCAGGTCATATATCGCTAATGCAGCATTACTTGTATTTCCGACATTCACTACCCTGATCTCATTTTTTGCAGGGTTGGGGTATATGTGCCAGTTGTTTGGTAGGCTATTCAGTTCATTAATTCCTACACGCCTTACGGTGATGGTTACGGTATCATACTTTACCATACCGCATAGGGTTTGCTTTACCATATAGGTGTTAGTGCCTATTGCCGGCTTTACCCAGAAGCCCGCCTGTAAAGTATCGATCAATACCCAGCCGCCGCTACTATCGCGCGATTTTAAAGACCATTTTACATCGGGTAGTATTTCGTTGCGGCCTATAAATACACTATCTCCCGCTATGATGGTCGTATCCCGGCCAGCGTATGCGGGGGCATCACTTTCGACTACACTTACGTCATCCACCAAATACCAAGTATTTCCAGTAGCGCCCTTAGATATAGACTGAACATACGTGGTGTTGGCATTGTCAGAAAAATTACCAATAGTGATATATTGCTCCATTCCTTTAGCAATAAAACTTCCTTCTATTTTTATCCAGTTTAAGGTGTCGTTTATGACAGTGTTGCTAATCACCTGTGGGGTATATTGAGTTTTTGGAAGGCCGCAATAATTCATCGTATTGGTGTCAATCATTCCATCATCTAAATAGGCACCAATATGATTTATGGCGTAAGAAGAGCCCTGTTCCAGTGCTACGTAAAAACTCATACAATAAGACTTTCCTGAAATTAATGGTTTATATAATTTGCCCATTAAATAGTCTCTCAAATAAAGATTAAGTGGATATGGGGCAGTGCCATCTGAAAACATAACCATCTGAACCATACCATTTCCAGACCGCGTAGAATGACTATAAAATTCATTCTGTGGCACTCCAGTCTGACGGTTTGTACCAGCACAAACATTGCAATATTCAGGTGTGCAATGTGGGCTACCAACAGTATCATAGGATGTTGGGTGGTTTACAGTATCTATTGGTGACCAATAATTGGCAAATTTTATTTGATCATAGTTGTATGGGCATTTACTGTAATCTTCAAAACCAGGATTTAGAACATAATTAGCTTGGCTAAATGAATAATTGGGTTTCAAAAAGCTTGTAATAATTACCAGTAAAAGGAAGCACCCCTTAAAAGGTGCCTCCCATTTTCTATATTTTAACCATTTACTGCTCATACTCCTCAATTTACGGTAAATTTCAATAAGTAATTGCGCCCATTACTGTCCCTTAGTTGTAGCAGGTAGATACCCGGCATAATCCCTTTCAGGTCAAGATGGTATTTACCATTGTTAAACAGCAGGGTATTCTGTAGTATCCGTTGCCCCTGTTCATTCCATACTTCCGCCCTTACCGGGTTCTTAT includes:
- a CDS encoding T9SS type A sorting domain-containing protein, with protein sequence MSFYVALEQGSSYAINHIGAYLDDGMIDTNTMNYCGLPKTQYTPQVISNTVINDTLNWIKIEGSFIAKGMEQYITIGNFSDNANTTYVQSISKGATGNTWYLVDDVSVVESDAPAYAGRDTTIIAGDSVFIGRNEILPDVKWSLKSRDSSGGWVLIDTLQAGFWVKPAIGTNTYMVKQTLCGMVKYDTVTITVRRVGINELNSLPNNWHIYPNPAKNEIRVVNVGNTSNAALAIYDLSGRLLLQQPLKFDHGNAKVPLNLVPGVYIVHFSKDDEWEQIERLVIYR